A single genomic interval of Polaribacter vadi harbors:
- a CDS encoding ABC transporter ATP-binding protein translates to MKLVIKNLTKTYKNGVKAIDDLNLEIGTGMFGLLGPNGAGKSSLMRTIATLQTPDSGSIMFGDINVLEDNMSLRKVLGYLPQSFGVYPKMSAEDLLDYFATLKGVSSKTDRQKIVKEVLEITNLYEVRHKHVAGYSGGMKQRFGIAQLLLNNPKLIIVDEPTAGLDPAERHRFLNVLREVGTNCTVIFSTHIVEDVKELCNEMAILNGGKILNHTTPQKATAALEGHIWKKIIERDDLEENEKLYSILSSNYNQDNTLNIRVHSAEQPSEDFVAVTPQLDDVYFIALKQDEPQMV, encoded by the coding sequence ATGAAATTAGTAATAAAAAACTTAACCAAAACTTACAAAAACGGTGTAAAAGCAATTGACGATTTAAATTTAGAAATTGGCACAGGAATGTTTGGTTTGTTAGGACCAAATGGTGCTGGTAAATCTTCTTTAATGAGAACGATTGCAACTTTACAAACTCCTGATTCTGGTTCTATTATGTTTGGTGATATAAATGTTTTGGAGGATAATATGTCTTTAAGAAAAGTGTTGGGTTATTTGCCTCAATCTTTTGGAGTGTATCCTAAAATGTCTGCAGAAGATTTGTTAGATTATTTTGCAACATTAAAAGGAGTATCAAGTAAAACAGATAGACAAAAAATTGTAAAAGAAGTTTTAGAAATAACTAATTTGTATGAAGTTCGACACAAACACGTTGCTGGTTATTCAGGAGGAATGAAACAACGTTTTGGAATTGCGCAACTTTTATTAAACAACCCAAAATTAATTATTGTTGATGAACCAACTGCTGGTTTAGATCCTGCAGAAAGACATCGTTTTTTAAACGTTTTGCGTGAAGTTGGTACCAATTGTACTGTAATTTTTTCGACACATATTGTAGAAGATGTGAAGGAATTGTGTAATGAAATGGCAATTTTAAATGGTGGAAAAATATTAAATCATACCACTCCACAAAAAGCAACAGCAGCTTTAGAAGGACATATTTGGAAAAAAATTATTGAAAGAGATGATTTAGAAGAAAATGAAAAGTTGTATAGTATTCTATCATCTAACTACAATCAAGATAATACGTTGAATATTAGAGTACATTCAGCAGAACAACCTTCTGAAGATTTTGTAGCAGTTACACCACAATTAGATGAT